The proteins below come from a single Plantactinospora sp. KBS50 genomic window:
- a CDS encoding ABC-F family ATP-binding cassette domain-containing protein, which produces MITATGLELRAGSRILLSEATLRVQPGDRIGLVGRNGAGKTTTLKVLAGEGQPYAGTIDRRSAIGYLPQDPRTGDLGVTGRDRVLSARGLDVLLAQMTELEARLAETPDERLVRRYGALEDQFAALGGYAAEAEAARICANLGLPERALAQPIGTLSGGQRRRIELARILFRDAGENGGGILLLDEPTNHLDADSITWLRGFLANHKGGLVVISHDASLLEAVVNKVWFLDATRSVVDGYNLGWKAYLEQRETDERRRRRERANAEKKAGALMAQADKMRAKATKTVAAQNMARRAERLLTGLEEVRVADKVAKVRFPTPAACGKTPLTATGLSKSYGSLEIFTDVNVAVDRGSRVAILGLNGAGKTTLLRILGGLLEPDTGQVHPGHGLRLGYYAQEHETLDVDRTVLEHMRSAARDQADGDLRRILGAFLFSGEDVDKPAGVLSGGEKTRLALATLVCSGANLLLLDEPTNNLDPVSREQVLDAIARYPGAIVLVTHDPGAVQALKPDSAILLPDGDEDAWSDDLLELVELA; this is translated from the coding sequence ATGATCACTGCCACCGGCCTGGAACTGCGCGCCGGCTCCCGCATCCTGCTGTCCGAGGCGACGCTGCGGGTCCAGCCCGGCGACCGGATCGGCCTGGTCGGCCGCAACGGCGCCGGCAAGACGACCACCCTGAAGGTGCTGGCCGGGGAGGGCCAGCCGTACGCGGGCACGATCGACCGGCGCAGCGCCATCGGCTACCTGCCGCAGGATCCGCGTACCGGCGATCTGGGGGTTACCGGCCGCGACCGGGTGCTCTCGGCCCGCGGCCTGGACGTGCTGCTGGCCCAGATGACCGAGCTGGAGGCCCGGCTCGCCGAAACGCCCGACGAGCGGCTGGTCCGCCGGTACGGCGCGCTGGAGGACCAGTTCGCCGCCCTCGGCGGGTACGCCGCGGAGGCCGAGGCGGCGCGGATCTGCGCCAATCTGGGGCTGCCCGAGCGGGCTCTCGCGCAGCCGATCGGCACGCTCTCCGGTGGCCAGCGCCGGCGCATCGAGCTGGCCCGCATCCTGTTCCGCGACGCCGGGGAGAACGGCGGCGGCATCCTGCTGCTGGACGAGCCGACCAACCACCTGGACGCCGACTCGATCACCTGGCTGCGCGGCTTCCTGGCCAACCACAAGGGCGGGCTGGTGGTGATCAGCCACGACGCCTCGCTGCTGGAGGCGGTGGTCAACAAGGTCTGGTTCCTCGACGCCACCCGCTCGGTGGTGGACGGCTACAACCTCGGCTGGAAGGCGTACCTGGAGCAGCGCGAGACCGACGAGCGGCGCCGGCGCCGGGAGCGGGCCAACGCGGAGAAGAAGGCCGGCGCCCTGATGGCGCAGGCCGACAAGATGCGGGCCAAGGCCACCAAGACGGTGGCCGCGCAGAACATGGCCCGCCGGGCCGAGCGGTTGCTGACCGGGCTGGAGGAGGTACGGGTCGCCGACAAGGTGGCCAAGGTGCGCTTCCCGACGCCCGCGGCGTGCGGAAAGACCCCGCTCACCGCGACCGGCCTGTCCAAGTCGTACGGCTCGCTGGAGATCTTCACCGATGTGAACGTGGCGGTGGACCGCGGGTCGCGGGTCGCCATCCTCGGCCTGAACGGTGCGGGCAAGACGACCCTGCTGCGCATTCTCGGCGGGTTGCTGGAGCCGGACACCGGGCAGGTGCACCCGGGGCACGGGCTGCGGCTCGGGTACTACGCCCAGGAGCACGAGACCCTCGACGTGGACCGGACCGTGCTGGAGCACATGCGCAGCGCCGCGCGCGACCAGGCCGACGGCGACCTGCGCAGGATCCTCGGCGCGTTCCTCTTCTCCGGTGAGGACGTGGACAAGCCGGCCGGGGTGCTCTCCGGGGGCGAGAAGACCCGGCTGGCGCTGGCCACCCTGGTCTGCTCCGGGGCCAACCTGCTGCTGCTGGACGAGCCGACCAACAACCTCGACCCGGTCAGCCGGGAGCAGGTGCTGGACGCCATCGCGCGCTATCCCGGAGCGATCGTGCTGGTGACCCACGACCCGGGGGCGGTGCAGGCGCTCAAGCCGGACAGTGCGATTCTGCTTCCGGACGGTGACGAGGATGCCTGGAGTGACGACCTGCTGGAGCTGGTCGAACTCGCCTAG
- a CDS encoding cysteine desulfurase, protein MSSTIAIPPGMPQYDDVPRFDVERIRADFPILEREINGHPLVYLDSANTSHKPRQVIDALREHYERHNANVSRSVHTLGTEATEAYEAARAKVAAFINAPSADEVVFTKNSTEAINLVAYAFSNASTGPAGSAGAADPRFRLGPGDEVVVSEMEHHSNIVPWQLLCERTGATLRWFGVTEGGRLDESNLDELVTERTRIVALVHMSNILGTVNATSRITRRVREVGALLLLDCSQSVPHLPMDVVDHDADFIVFTGHKMCGPTGIGVLWGRSELLAAMPPVLGGGSMIETVTMAGSTFAAPPARFEAGTPPIAEAVGLGAAVDYLSGIGMRAVQWHEKELTTYALDALRTVPDLRIFGPEVPVGRGGTISFALGDVHPHDVGQVLDAQGVQVRVGHHCARPTCTRFGVPAMTRASFYLYTTTAEIDALVRGLEQARKVFG, encoded by the coding sequence ATGAGCAGCACCATCGCGATCCCGCCCGGCATGCCGCAGTACGACGACGTGCCGCGCTTCGACGTCGAGCGGATCCGCGCCGATTTCCCGATCCTGGAGCGGGAGATCAACGGGCACCCGCTGGTCTACCTGGACAGCGCGAACACCTCGCACAAGCCCCGGCAGGTCATCGACGCGCTGCGTGAGCACTACGAGCGGCACAACGCCAACGTGTCGCGCTCGGTGCACACGCTGGGCACCGAGGCGACCGAGGCGTACGAGGCGGCCCGCGCGAAGGTGGCGGCGTTCATCAACGCACCCAGCGCCGACGAGGTGGTGTTCACCAAGAACTCCACCGAGGCGATCAACCTGGTGGCGTACGCGTTCTCGAACGCCTCGACGGGGCCGGCCGGTTCGGCCGGTGCCGCCGATCCGCGGTTCCGGCTCGGCCCCGGCGACGAGGTGGTGGTCTCCGAGATGGAGCACCACTCGAACATCGTGCCCTGGCAGTTGCTGTGCGAGCGGACCGGCGCCACGCTGCGCTGGTTCGGGGTGACCGAGGGCGGCCGGCTCGACGAGTCGAACCTCGACGAGTTGGTCACCGAGCGGACCAGGATCGTCGCCCTGGTGCACATGTCCAACATCCTCGGCACCGTCAACGCCACCTCGCGGATCACCCGCCGGGTCCGCGAGGTGGGCGCGTTGCTGCTGCTGGACTGCTCGCAGTCGGTCCCGCACCTGCCGATGGACGTGGTCGACCACGACGCGGACTTCATCGTCTTCACCGGTCACAAGATGTGCGGCCCGACCGGCATCGGGGTGCTGTGGGGGCGGTCCGAACTGCTCGCGGCCATGCCGCCGGTGCTCGGCGGCGGGTCGATGATCGAGACGGTGACGATGGCCGGCTCCACCTTCGCGGCCCCGCCGGCCCGGTTCGAGGCGGGCACGCCGCCGATCGCCGAGGCGGTCGGGCTGGGCGCGGCCGTGGACTACCTGTCCGGGATCGGCATGCGCGCGGTGCAGTGGCACGAGAAGGAGCTGACGACGTACGCGTTGGACGCCCTCCGCACGGTGCCCGACCTGCGGATCTTCGGGCCCGAGGTGCCGGTCGGGCGGGGAGGCACGATCTCCTTCGCGCTGGGCGACGTGCATCCGCACGACGTGGGTCAGGTGCTCGACGCGCAGGGCGTGCAGGTACGGGTGGGGCATCACTGCGCCCGGCCGACGTGCACCCGCTTCGGCGTACCGGCGATGACCCGGGCCTCGTTCTACCTGTACACCACCACGGCGGAGATCGACGCCCTGGTGCGCGGGCTGGAACAGGCGCGAAAGGTGTTCGGCTGA
- the sufU gene encoding Fe-S cluster assembly sulfur transfer protein SufU has protein sequence MRIDELYQEIILDHYKHPHGRGLREATGPGLRMGEAHHVNPTCGDEVTVRVAVDADRLADISYDGVGCSISQASASVLHELLTGRDTARAFGVHAAFVELMSGRGQVAPDEDVLGDGVAFAGVARYPARVKCALLPWMAFKDAAARAGVGVSPEVTA, from the coding sequence ATGCGGATCGACGAGCTGTACCAGGAGATCATCCTGGACCACTACAAGCACCCGCACGGCCGGGGCCTACGCGAGGCCACCGGCCCCGGCCTGCGGATGGGCGAAGCCCACCACGTCAACCCCACCTGCGGCGACGAGGTTACGGTCCGGGTGGCGGTGGATGCCGACCGGCTGGCCGACATCTCGTACGACGGGGTGGGCTGTTCGATCAGCCAGGCGTCGGCCAGCGTGCTGCACGAGCTGCTGACCGGCCGGGACACCGCGCGGGCCTTCGGGGTGCACGCGGCCTTCGTGGAACTGATGTCCGGGCGGGGCCAGGTCGCGCCGGACGAGGATGTGCTGGGCGACGGGGTGGCGTTCGCGGGCGTGGCGCGCTACCCGGCCCGGGTCAAGTGTGCGTTGCTGCCGTGGATGGCGTTCAAGGACGCCGCGGCGCGCGCCGGGGTGGGCGTGAGCCCGGAGGTGACGGCATGA
- a CDS encoding acVLRF1 family peptidyl-tRNA hydrolase has protein sequence MSRPAAGGGRWVDVDPGRLTRWVANFADRHGGPATVTVAADPAGLLLTAPDGATARLELPPGASAETDHARAADVSAGTDPAGAADVSAGTDRAGAADVSAGTDRAGVGRAAAGADPAGVADLAGFVAAATAPRRLGLLLARKGSVAIGVAEGDRLVTSKVDSRYVQGRTAAGGWSQQRFARRRDNQARAAAGDAVELAARLLLPEADRLAALVGGGDRRAVDTVLADRRLAPLASLRADRFLTVGEPRRAALVEAVAAARAVRILVRDPEPPV, from the coding sequence GTGAGCCGCCCGGCCGCCGGCGGTGGCCGCTGGGTGGACGTGGACCCCGGCCGGCTCACCCGGTGGGTGGCGAACTTCGCCGACCGGCACGGCGGACCGGCCACGGTCACGGTCGCCGCGGATCCGGCCGGCCTGCTGCTCACCGCCCCGGACGGCGCCACCGCCCGGCTTGAGCTGCCGCCCGGGGCATCCGCGGAGACCGACCACGCCCGGGCCGCCGACGTGTCTGCCGGGACCGATCCCGCCGGGGCCGCCGACGTGTCTGCCGGGACCGATCGTGCCGGGGCCGCCGACGTGTCTGCCGGGACCGATCGTGCCGGCGTCGGCCGGGCGGCTGCCGGCGCCGATCCCGCCGGGGTGGCCGATCTCGCCGGATTCGTCGCGGCGGCGACCGCGCCCCGGCGGCTGGGCCTGCTGCTGGCCCGCAAGGGCAGCGTGGCGATCGGCGTGGCGGAGGGGGACCGGCTGGTCACCTCCAAGGTGGACAGCCGGTACGTCCAGGGCCGCACCGCGGCGGGCGGCTGGTCGCAGCAGCGCTTCGCCCGGCGCCGGGACAACCAGGCGCGGGCCGCGGCCGGCGATGCCGTCGAGTTGGCGGCCCGGCTGCTGCTGCCCGAGGCCGACCGGCTGGCCGCGCTGGTCGGCGGCGGGGATCGACGGGCCGTCGACACGGTGCTGGCCGATCGCCGGTTGGCGCCGCTGGCGTCGCTGCGTGCCGACCGCTTCCTCACCGTCGGCGAGCCGCGCCGCGCCGCCCTGGTGGAGGCGGTCGCCGCCGCGAGGGCGGTCCGGATCCTGGTCCGGGATCCGGAGCCACCGGTCTAG
- a CDS encoding neutral zinc metallopeptidase: MELNENAEVDTSQVEDMRGSTGGGGGGGGRMGIPIPIPGGGGGGRGGLIGIVIAVLVALLGGGFGVSQLGGGGGDQPADNSTLNQRCDAADKTEQRDCRNTLYVNSIQDYWQTAMPEAFGKKYQPVTTRFFSGNVNTGCGQADSGVGPFYCPADQHVYIDLTFYDTLAQEFGVTGEFPQPYVLAHEYGHHVQDLLGTNAKAEQGGQQGPNSGSVRLELQADCYAGAWAHHATETKTRSGKAIFKSIDQQDIQDAVDTAGAIGDDAIQRKSGQGNDPSSYTHGTSAQRQKWFEQGYDSGDPKTCDTFSGSI, translated from the coding sequence ATGGAGCTGAACGAGAACGCCGAGGTCGACACCAGCCAGGTCGAAGACATGCGCGGATCGACCGGGGGTGGCGGCGGTGGCGGCGGCAGGATGGGCATCCCCATTCCGATCCCCGGCGGTGGCGGCGGCGGGCGAGGAGGTCTGATCGGGATCGTCATCGCCGTCCTGGTGGCGCTGCTCGGCGGCGGTTTCGGGGTCAGCCAACTCGGCGGGGGCGGCGGCGACCAGCCCGCGGACAACAGCACGCTGAACCAGCGCTGCGACGCCGCCGACAAGACCGAACAGCGGGACTGCCGCAACACGCTCTACGTCAACTCGATCCAGGACTACTGGCAGACGGCCATGCCGGAGGCGTTCGGCAAGAAGTACCAGCCGGTCACCACCCGGTTCTTCAGCGGCAACGTGAACACCGGCTGCGGCCAGGCCGACTCCGGGGTCGGGCCGTTCTACTGTCCGGCGGACCAGCACGTCTACATCGACCTGACGTTCTACGACACCCTGGCGCAGGAGTTCGGGGTGACGGGCGAGTTCCCCCAGCCGTACGTGCTGGCGCACGAGTACGGCCACCACGTGCAGGATCTGCTCGGCACCAACGCCAAGGCGGAGCAGGGCGGCCAGCAGGGCCCGAACTCCGGCTCCGTCCGGCTGGAACTGCAGGCGGACTGCTACGCGGGCGCCTGGGCACACCACGCCACCGAGACGAAGACCAGGAGCGGCAAGGCGATCTTCAAGTCGATCGACCAGCAGGACATCCAGGACGCGGTGGACACCGCGGGCGCGATCGGCGACGACGCCATCCAGCGGAAGTCCGGCCAGGGCAACGACCCGAGTTCGTACACCCACGGCACCTCCGCACAGCGGCAGAAGTGGTTCGAGCAGGGCTACGACAGCGGCGACCCGAAGACCTGCGACACGTTCAGCGGCAGCATCTGA
- a CDS encoding metal-sulfur cluster assembly factor, with protein sequence MSETSNDTSNDTRIADIEEAMKDVVDPELGINVVDLGLVYGIHVDEGNVATLDMTLTSAACPLTDVIEDQTREALTKGPDGGLVDDFRINWVWIPPWGPDKITDEGREQLRSLGFNV encoded by the coding sequence ATGAGCGAGACGAGCAACGACACCAGCAACGACACCAGGATCGCCGACATCGAAGAGGCGATGAAGGACGTCGTCGACCCCGAGCTCGGGATCAACGTGGTCGACCTGGGTCTGGTGTACGGGATCCACGTCGACGAGGGCAACGTGGCGACCCTGGACATGACGCTGACCTCGGCGGCCTGCCCGCTGACCGACGTGATCGAGGACCAGACGCGGGAGGCGCTCACCAAGGGGCCGGACGGCGGCCTGGTGGACGACTTCCGGATCAACTGGGTGTGGATTCCGCCGTGGGGTCCCGACAAGATCACCGACGAGGGTCGGGAGCAGCTCCGCTCGCTCGGCTTCAACGTCTGA
- the sufC gene encoding Fe-S cluster assembly ATPase SufC — MSTLEIRDLQVSVKLPDDELKPILAGVDLTVRSGETHALMGPNGSGKSTLAYSIAGHPKYEITGGSVTLDGEDVLAMSVDERARAGLFLAMQYPVEVPGVSVANFLRTAKTAIDGTAPKLRTWAGELRGAMERLQMDPAFAQRNVNEGFSGGEKKRHEIVQLELLKPKMAILDETDSGLDVDALRVVSQGVNRIRETGETGLLLITHYTRILRYIKPDFVHVFVAGRIVEQGGPELADKLEDEGYERYVTGAGAARA; from the coding sequence ATGAGCACCCTGGAGATCCGCGACCTACAGGTGTCGGTCAAGCTGCCCGACGACGAGCTGAAGCCGATCCTGGCCGGCGTCGACCTGACCGTGCGGTCGGGGGAGACCCACGCCCTCATGGGTCCGAACGGCTCCGGCAAGTCCACCCTGGCCTACTCGATCGCCGGCCACCCGAAGTACGAGATCACCGGCGGCTCGGTGACGCTGGACGGCGAGGACGTGCTGGCCATGTCCGTCGACGAGCGGGCGCGGGCCGGTCTCTTCCTGGCCATGCAGTACCCGGTCGAGGTGCCCGGGGTGTCGGTCGCCAACTTCCTGCGTACCGCCAAGACCGCGATCGACGGCACCGCGCCCAAGCTGCGCACCTGGGCCGGCGAGCTGCGCGGCGCCATGGAGCGGTTGCAGATGGACCCGGCGTTCGCCCAGCGCAACGTGAACGAGGGCTTCTCCGGCGGCGAGAAGAAGCGGCACGAGATCGTGCAGCTCGAACTGCTCAAGCCGAAGATGGCGATCCTCGACGAGACCGACTCGGGTCTGGACGTGGACGCGCTGCGGGTGGTGAGCCAGGGCGTGAACCGGATCCGGGAGACCGGCGAGACCGGGCTGCTGCTGATCACGCACTACACCCGGATCCTCCGCTACATCAAGCCGGACTTCGTGCACGTCTTCGTCGCCGGTCGGATCGTCGAGCAGGGCGGCCCGGAACTGGCCGACAAGCTGGAGGACGAGGGCTACGAGCGGTACGTCACCGGCGCCGGCGCGGCGCGGGCCTGA
- the sufB gene encoding Fe-S cluster assembly protein SufB has product MTEQIVQPVTQEEHLAALGRYEYGWSDSDIAGASAQRGLNEAVVRDISAKKNEPDWMLDLRLKGLRLFGRKPMPAWGADLTGIDFDNIKYFVRSTEKQAASWDDLPEDIKRTYDKLGIPEAEKQRLIAGVAAQYESEVVYHKIRDDLEEQGVVFLDTDTALKEHEDLFKEYFGTVIPVGDNKFAALNTSVWSGGSFIYVPKGVHVEIPLQAYFRINTENMGQFERTLIIVDEGAYVHYVEGCTAPIYSSDSLHSAVVEIVVKKNARCRYTTIQNWSNNVYNLVTKRAVCHEGGTMEWIDGNIGSKVTMKYPAVYLTGEHAKGEVLSVAMAGEGQHQDAGAKMVHAAPHTSSTIVSKSIARGGGRTSYRGLVQVLEGSSNSRSTVKCDALLVDAISRSDTYPYVDIREDDVAMGHEATVSKVSEDQLFYLMSRGLSEDEAMAMIVRGFIEPIAKELPMEYALELNRLIELQMEGAVG; this is encoded by the coding sequence ATGACCGAGCAGATCGTCCAGCCCGTCACCCAGGAGGAGCACCTCGCCGCCCTGGGCCGGTACGAGTACGGCTGGTCCGACTCCGACATCGCCGGCGCCTCCGCCCAGCGTGGCCTCAACGAGGCGGTGGTGCGGGACATCTCCGCGAAGAAGAACGAGCCGGACTGGATGCTCGACCTGCGGCTCAAGGGGTTGCGGCTGTTCGGCCGCAAGCCGATGCCGGCCTGGGGCGCCGACCTCACGGGCATCGACTTCGACAACATCAAGTACTTCGTCCGGTCCACCGAGAAGCAGGCGGCCAGCTGGGACGACCTGCCCGAGGACATCAAGCGGACGTACGACAAGCTGGGCATCCCGGAGGCGGAGAAGCAGCGGCTGATCGCCGGCGTGGCGGCGCAGTACGAGTCCGAGGTGGTCTACCACAAGATCCGCGACGACCTGGAGGAGCAGGGTGTCGTCTTCCTGGACACCGACACCGCGCTCAAGGAGCACGAGGACCTGTTCAAGGAGTACTTCGGCACCGTCATCCCGGTCGGCGACAACAAGTTCGCCGCGCTGAACACGTCGGTGTGGTCCGGCGGCTCGTTCATCTACGTGCCGAAGGGCGTGCACGTGGAGATCCCGCTGCAGGCGTACTTCCGGATCAACACCGAGAACATGGGCCAGTTCGAGCGGACCCTGATCATCGTCGACGAGGGTGCGTACGTGCACTACGTCGAGGGCTGCACGGCGCCGATCTACTCCTCCGACTCGCTGCACAGCGCGGTCGTGGAGATCGTCGTGAAGAAGAACGCCCGGTGCCGGTACACGACCATCCAGAACTGGTCGAACAACGTGTACAACCTGGTCACCAAGCGCGCCGTCTGCCACGAGGGCGGCACGATGGAGTGGATCGACGGCAACATCGGCTCCAAGGTGACCATGAAGTACCCCGCGGTCTACCTGACCGGCGAGCACGCCAAGGGCGAGGTGCTCTCGGTGGCGATGGCCGGCGAGGGGCAGCACCAGGACGCCGGCGCCAAGATGGTGCACGCCGCGCCGCACACCTCCAGCACGATCGTCTCCAAGTCGATCGCCCGGGGCGGCGGCCGTACCTCCTACCGCGGCCTGGTGCAGGTGCTGGAGGGTTCCAGCAACAGCCGCAGCACCGTGAAGTGCGACGCGCTGCTGGTCGACGCGATCTCCCGGTCGGACACCTACCCGTACGTCGACATCCGCGAGGATGACGTGGCGATGGGACACGAGGCCACCGTCTCCAAGGTCAGCGAGGACCAGCTCTTCTACCTGATGAGCCGGGGCCTGAGCGAGGACGAGGCGATGGCCATGATCGTGCGCGGCTTCATCGAGCCGATCGCCAAGGAACTGCCCATGGAGTACGCGCTGGAGCTCAACCGCCTGATCGAGTTGCAGATGGAGGGCGCCGTCGGCTGA
- a CDS encoding LysE family transporter, with protein sequence MTAAFLAGLVAGYGVAVPVGAIAVLILGLSARFSLAVGAAAALGVATADGLYAATAVLGGVALTRVLSPVAGPLRWVAAGVLLVLAGHGAWRALARHRDPARSGRGEMLASPARAYPTLLGLTLLNPMTIVYFAALVIGRQPLGGSSAAAAALFVAGAFLASASWQLLIAAGGSLVGRVLAGPVGRLVTALLSSALIAGLAISVLV encoded by the coding sequence GTGACCGCGGCCTTCCTGGCCGGACTGGTCGCCGGGTACGGCGTGGCCGTCCCGGTCGGTGCCATCGCGGTCCTCATCCTCGGCCTGAGCGCCCGGTTCTCCCTGGCGGTCGGTGCCGCGGCGGCGCTCGGCGTCGCCACCGCCGACGGCCTGTACGCGGCCACCGCCGTCCTCGGCGGGGTGGCGCTGACCCGCGTGCTCAGCCCGGTGGCCGGTCCACTGCGCTGGGTCGCCGCCGGGGTGCTGCTGGTGCTGGCCGGTCACGGCGCCTGGCGGGCGCTGGCCCGGCATCGTGACCCGGCCCGGTCCGGACGCGGCGAGATGCTGGCCAGCCCGGCCCGGGCGTACCCGACTCTGCTCGGCCTGACCCTGCTCAACCCGATGACGATCGTCTACTTCGCCGCCCTCGTCATCGGTCGGCAGCCGCTCGGGGGTTCCTCGGCCGCCGCGGCGGCGCTGTTCGTCGCCGGCGCCTTCCTCGCCTCGGCGAGCTGGCAACTGCTGATCGCCGCCGGTGGCTCGCTGGTCGGCCGGGTGCTCGCCGGCCCGGTCGGCCGGCTGGTGACGGCGCTGCTGTCCAGCGCGCTCATCGCCGGACTGGCGATCTCGGTACTGGTCTGA
- a CDS encoding non-heme iron oxygenase ferredoxin subunit, which translates to MSEPIRICAADDVPKGTAIRADVDGTEIAVVHADDDNFYAVYDECSHAAIPLSEGEVDGCTLECWLHGSRFDLRTGEPTGLPATEPVPVYPVDVRDGDVYVSLTPSNGVTR; encoded by the coding sequence ATGTCCGAGCCGATCCGGATCTGCGCCGCGGACGACGTGCCGAAGGGCACGGCGATCCGGGCCGACGTGGACGGCACCGAGATCGCCGTCGTGCACGCCGACGACGACAACTTCTACGCCGTGTACGACGAGTGCTCGCACGCCGCCATCCCGCTCTCCGAGGGCGAGGTCGACGGCTGCACCCTGGAGTGCTGGCTGCACGGCTCCCGCTTCGACCTGCGGACCGGCGAGCCGACCGGACTGCCGGCCACCGAACCCGTTCCCGTGTATCCCGTCGACGTCCGTGACGGCGACGTGTACGTCAGCCTGACGCCAAGCAATGGAGTGACCCGATAA
- the sufD gene encoding Fe-S cluster assembly protein SufD codes for MSTQAFAPPKTKSQALRSYDVADFPALTGLEEDWRFTPLKRLRGLATGTPAASGAVKHEYGQLPPGVTVSTVPHDDARVGSVLVPFDRISALAHGNAEQSLLVSVSGGTVVTEPATVRVVGGGADGVAYGHTFIEVGRFAEATLVLEHIGSVTLADNVEVAVADGAKLVLVTVADWEPDAVQAQHLKVRLGRDAKIIHVQVSLGGDLVRQYTSVEYTGRGGEAELYGLYFATELPADPAGDARRGQHLEHRQLVDHTVPDCRSYVGYRGALQGTNAHTVWVGDVLIRAEATGTDTYEINRNLVLTDGARADSVPNLEIETGEVAGAGHASATGRFDDEQLFYLMSRGIPEAEARRLVVRGFFAELINKIPVEGLRERLGDAVEARLASGRSEFAALGDGDADRASA; via the coding sequence ATGAGCACGCAGGCATTCGCGCCGCCCAAGACGAAGTCGCAGGCGCTCCGCTCGTACGACGTGGCGGACTTTCCGGCCCTGACCGGCCTGGAGGAGGACTGGCGGTTCACCCCGCTGAAGCGACTGCGCGGGCTGGCCACCGGCACGCCCGCGGCGTCGGGCGCGGTCAAGCACGAGTACGGGCAGCTACCACCCGGGGTGACGGTCTCCACCGTCCCGCACGACGACGCCCGGGTGGGCAGCGTGCTGGTGCCGTTCGACCGGATCAGCGCGCTGGCGCACGGCAACGCCGAACAGTCGCTGCTGGTCTCGGTGAGCGGCGGCACGGTGGTCACCGAGCCGGCGACGGTCCGGGTCGTCGGCGGGGGCGCCGACGGCGTCGCGTACGGGCACACCTTCATCGAGGTGGGCCGGTTCGCCGAGGCGACCCTGGTGCTGGAGCACATCGGCTCGGTCACCCTGGCCGACAACGTCGAGGTGGCGGTCGCCGACGGGGCGAAGCTGGTGCTCGTCACGGTGGCCGACTGGGAGCCCGACGCGGTCCAGGCGCAGCACCTCAAGGTGCGGCTCGGCCGGGACGCCAAGATCATTCATGTGCAGGTCTCGCTCGGCGGCGACCTGGTCCGGCAGTACACAAGCGTCGAGTACACCGGCCGCGGCGGCGAGGCCGAGCTGTACGGGCTGTACTTCGCCACCGAGCTGCCGGCGGACCCGGCCGGCGACGCCCGGCGCGGGCAGCACCTCGAACACCGCCAGCTCGTCGACCACACGGTGCCGGACTGCCGCAGCTACGTCGGCTACCGCGGGGCGTTGCAGGGCACGAACGCGCACACGGTCTGGGTGGGCGACGTGCTCATCCGCGCCGAGGCCACCGGCACCGACACGTACGAGATCAACCGGAACCTGGTGCTCACCGACGGCGCCCGCGCCGACTCCGTACCCAACCTGGAGATCGAGACCGGCGAGGTGGCCGGGGCCGGACACGCCTCCGCGACCGGCCGGTTCGACGACGAGCAGCTGTTCTACCTGATGTCCCGGGGCATCCCGGAGGCCGAGGCGCGGCGCCTGGTGGTGCGCGGCTTCTTCGCCGAGCTGATCAACAAGATTCCGGTCGAGGGGCTGCGCGAGCGGCTGGGCGACGCGGTCGAGGCCCGGCTGGCGAGCGGGCGGAGCGAGTTCGCGGCCCTCGGCGACGGCGACGCGGACCGGGCGAGCGCCTGA